One Hevea brasiliensis isolate MT/VB/25A 57/8 chromosome 5, ASM3005281v1, whole genome shotgun sequence genomic region harbors:
- the LOC131180255 gene encoding uncharacterized protein LOC131180255, with product MAGLQQYYFFPTDYFYPRPQSVRVDTAQKSALPLQIQKRDISDDLKHPTSLSLVLYTNKHANKASAAIDKSNST from the coding sequence ATGGCTGGTCTTCAACAATACTACTTTTTCCCTACTGATTACTTCTACCCTCGTCCACAATCCGTTCGTGTAGATACTGCTCAGAAATCTGCCCTTCCTCTGCAGATTCAGAAGCGAGATATCTCCGATGATCTTAAACATCCCACAAGTTTAAGCCTTGTTCTTTACACCAACAAGCATGCCAACAAGGCTTCTGCTGCTATTGACAAAAGCAACAGTACTTGA